The stretch of DNA AACCAAACCAAGACCGAGAGGATCCGCAAACCCGCCCTGAGCATCTCCACCGCCACCACCGAAGCCTGGATGTACCGCAACATCCGCGAAAACTCCGACCAGCTCGGCGGCTTCCTCCAGCGCTTCATCTACTTCGTGGTGCGGGACATCAACCTCGAGGACATCGACCTCGATACCAAGGAAGGCGAGGACCTGGAGGAACGTTTGGCCATTTACGAAGGCATGTTCAAACACTTCCGCGCCATCCCCGGCTCCCACAGGATCAGAATGTCCGATGAGGCCGTCGCTTTGCGGGATTCGCTCTACAAGGCCCAGTACAAGACCTGGTTCGCCAAAAACAACGACGACCTTATGAGCTACTTCACCCGCATCTATGACGGCTATTTCTACAAGTTCTGCGCCATCTTCAGCCTGGTGGAAATCTGGGAGGAGCTAGGCGAGGCCATCCAGCGTGGCTGTTGCGAACGCTTCTTCGAAGGCCTCCGCGTCTCCGAGGAAACCGCCGCCCAATGCCTCTACCTCTGTGATTTCTACTTCGCCAACACCATCCCCTTCCTGGAGATCGTGAGTGAACAGGATAAGCTGTCCGGAGAACGGAAACTGGTCGAACTGCTGGTGAACAAGTACAACGGGAAAGTAAGCCATACAGCCCTGATGAACATGTCGCACATGAAGAAGCGGGAGTTCAAAGAGTGCATAGAGTCATTAATTGAGAGAGAAGCCATAACCGTCGATACATTCCAGGCCAGAAACTACCATAATACCAAGTACTACATCCTGGCCGAGGAGATCCTCAAGTCATTTCAGTCAACCGGCTGAAATCCATGAACATACCAGCATGAGGGCGGTTTCGGCCGCCCTTCTTTTTGGAGGCAAAAAAGCAGTGTGGTTTTAGTTCCCGCTTTTTTGCTTCTCGTTGAATGACAGCAGGTTAGGAGGCAAAAAAGCAAAAATCACCTCTCTTATATATATCCAGTTTCAGGCCCCCCCCCGTGCTGAAATCCCCGCATAGAGGTGTTGATGCTAATGTAGTTTTATATATTATATAATATATTACTATTATATATATATTATATCTATATACATCTTATACATCATCTTAGCATATCCTTCTATCTGATCCAGCTCTAAAACTTCTCTATATGTATAAGAGACCCCTTTTTTGCTTTTTTGCCTCTTAACTCATTGTTATACAATCATAAGCAAACAAGCAAGCTACTAAACAGCTTTGCTTTTTTGCCTCTCGTTTCTTCTCAAAAGCCCCGCCAGGGGCGATATAACGATAGCGAGGGTGTGAAGTGACCGGGGTCCCCGCGGAGGAGCGAAGCGATGCCGTGGGGCGGGAACGCAACCCCTCGAACCAGTACCAAAACCAATATCTGAGCCCCTTGTGGGCGACATACCCCAAATCACCTGTTCTGTCGCCTCTGCGAGGCTTGGTGTTTGTATGGCCTCATACGAGGGGCTACGCTTCGCTCCGCGCCCTCGCTATCGTTCTGCCGCCTCTGCGAGGCTTGGTGTTTGTATGGCCTCGTACGAGGGGCTACGCTTCGCTCCGTGCCCTCGCTATCGTTCTGCCGCCTCTGCGAGGCTTGTCTTTGCCAACCACCCGCCCCAAACTGTCATTCCGGGATGGGGGCTTCAGCCCCCGGGGCCCAGTCGGGGTCCTCGCCGGACAACTTGTTGGCCGGTGGGGTGATTCGAATCCAGGCCTTGCGGGAATAGCCCACAGAGGGTGTCGATCCAGACTGCGTCTGCATCGACACCGCCTTTGTCTGACAGCAGTTTGTATTTGCCATCTGGATTCCGGGACCCCGGCGTTAAAACGCCACCCCGGAATGACAGTCCGGTTTGAACCCGTACAACCAATCAGCGTGAACCCTTTTGTGTAAATTCGTGGAATTCGTGGATAAACTCCTCTGTCTCTCTGTGCCTCTGTTTTTATTGATCCGCGTAAATCATAATAATCCGCGTCATCTGCGTTCTATTCTTCTTTTTCCGTGACGAATCCCTCTTTTGTTACCCACTATATATAGGGGCTCTCTGTGCCGCTTCCCATCCACATCCCATTCACTTCCCGCTGACTTCCCAACGCTTCAATGGGAACTGAACGGGAGGCGGGCAAGAGGTTGACACGCAAGCTGTAAGATGGAAAAAACAAACAGAAAAAACAGAGGCACAGAGACACAGAGAAATGATCCGCGTAAATCATAATGATCCGCGTCATCAGCGTTCTATTCAATTCGTGCGAATTCGTGCCATTCGTGGACAAATACAAAGGAGGAAAAACATGAAAGTCTACTTCAAAAACATGCTGCAAGCCTATCACGGCGCCTGCGACGGACTGATCTACTACTACAATCCCCGGCTCAACCGCCTGCTGGTGAGGCCGCACGTGAAACCCCGGCTGAACGAGAACAACCGCCGCTTCGCCGCCATCGCCCGCAACCTGAAGCGGATCGCGCCTTCCCAGGCCTTCATCACGGACATGACGGTTTACACCGACATCCACAGCCGCCACGCCAGGGAAGGAGACCGTATCTACAGCACCTGGTACAGCGCCTTCCTCAAAATGATGTACGCGCTGCAGGCCTCGGATCCCGGCATCGACCTGGAATTTCTGGAGCGGGTCCACATCGAAGCCAACGACCTCCCCTGCCGCAGCGTCAAACGCGCCGTGTCAGCGGGATTGCTTGAGCCTGTGCCAGGCTATGAGCTGCTCGACAAGCTGATGTGAGGAGGATAAAGAAATTAGCCGGAGTTATCTACTCCGGCTAATTCTATATTTAGTCTGAATCCATCAATAAGTCATCAGGCTACGATTGACAGATAGGTAGCTGATATTCTAATACTCTGCCTCTATGATAAATACAGCTGATTTGAAATTCTCCACCATTGAAGATAAGTTCGTTGACGCCTGGCTTTTTTTCTCCATTACAATGTTTTCGTCCAACAATTCAACCAGATTTTTCAAGTATGATATCTTGACTGCGTATGAGACATTTTCTGCGTTCTCAATTTTTGCGTTGACGATCCCGATTACATTCCCACGAGAATTGAACAAAGGCCCCCCGCTGTTACCAGGTTGGGCGGGGGCGCTGATTTGATAGCTTGACACATCGCCCTGATATCCAGTTACTGAGCTTATGATCCCATTTGTAACCTTGATCTCATTCCCCATTACTTTTGTTAAGGGGTATCCCATGCAAAACACAGATTCACCCGTTTTGTTTGTTGTATCTTCAAATCCATATGGTATTCTCATTGTATTCATAGTACCGGCCAATCCTGGAACTTTCAAAATACAAATATCGTTTCTCTCATCTGATAACTCAATAGTCGCAGATAACCGAGACTGACTACCATCGTTAGAAATCACATAAACATTCTTGGAATTTTTCACAACGTGCAGATTGGTGGCCACATAACCGCCACCGCTGATTAAGAATCCAGACCCCACGGATGTTTCATAAACAGAAGAAGAGCCCATTTCTTCTGAGTTTGGATAGTCTTTAATATAAGTTGACGAGGTCATTTTTTTATGTTCTTCTTGCATACTGAGCTCAAGAAGCCCTTCCGGTGTTATAAATGCCGTAGAGGGCAATTCCAGTTTTGTATCAGTATAATAGACTATCGAATATACATTGGAGTTGGCTGTTTTTCTCAATTTAACACGTATTTCTCCTTTATACCAAACAAAGTTCTCATCCAAGACTATAGCGTAATAATCGTATTTATCATCTTCAACAGATATTATAGCTATTCTGGATCTGTCAAATAGGGCTTCTCCGCCCATCGCCAGAGGAGACCAAATCCCTTCTATCTGATTTAATCTTAGTAGATTGTTATCCAAATAATCTTTAACTTGATTTATATCCTTACTGTAAAACCTATATTTATCTGATTCAATTTTATCTATATAATTCCTTAGATATCCGATCATTAGATTTTCATCATATCCTTGATAGTATCGTTTTAAGATTGATGTTGCTTGATTGTACATATCTGCCTCTCCATATACGTTGGCAGACACTTTAAACCTCATCACCTCACTAAAATCAGTAGTGCCTAATTGAACTGCTTCCAAGGTTATAAACAAGTTATAAAACTCATCTCCACCGTAGCGGTTGAG from Candidatus Cloacimonadota bacterium encodes:
- a CDS encoding DUF3987 domain-containing protein, which gives rise to TMRRELIELFGKKPSVDLDLDKVPLLLRDYIKLTSKSTDCHPGLLISAWLPHIAVNLGNRVFMLSNSNRIYPNIWSCLLGPSSISRKTTAITYAGYTIRPHEELYEDMPLDVYEAETQLLSNVTYSKMLSMLSLNGTRLFIHHELSAWLAEMNKHFNSGYKQTITELYDGVSKTVSNQTKTERIRKPALSISTATTEAWMYRNIRENSDQLGGFLQRFIYFVVRDINLEDIDLDTKEGEDLEERLAIYEGMFKHFRAIPGSHRIRMSDEAVALRDSLYKAQYKTWFAKNNDDLMSYFTRIYDGYFYKFCAIFSLVEIWEELGEAIQRGCCERFFEGLRVSEETAAQCLYLCDFYFANTIPFLEIVSEQDKLSGERKLVELLVNKYNGKVSHTALMNMSHMKKREFKECIESLIEREAITVDTFQARNYHNTKYYILAEEILKSFQSTG
- a CDS encoding serine protease; this encodes MKSIVIYLGIIITVLMTMFLSGCAVSQGYVEKPPMTYKNLNRFKYVVVFNNNNKVFISPNSEVENAFRNAGIIPIDLDEFGKMEMNDKLATLTCSYNYYLNRYGGDEFYNLFITLEAVQLGTTDFSEVMRFKVSANVYGEADMYNQATSILKRYYQGYDENLMIGYLRNYIDKIESDKYRFYSKDINQVKDYLDNNLLRLNQIEGIWSPLAMGGEALFDRSRIAIISVEDDKYDYYAIVLDENFVWYKGEIRVKLRKTANSNVYSIVYYTDTKLELPSTAFITPEGLLELSMQEEHKKMTSSTYIKDYPNSEEMGSSSVYETSVGSGFLISGGGYVATNLHVVKNSKNVYVISNDGSQSRLSATIELSDERNDICILKVPGLAGTMNTMRIPYGFEDTTNKTGESVFCMGYPLTKVMGNEIKVTNGIISSVTGYQGDVSSYQISAPAQPGNSGGPLFNSRGNVIGIVNAKIENAENVSYAVKISYLKNLVELLDENIVMEKKSQASTNLSSMVENFKSAVFIIEAEY